The DNA segment CCAGGGCGAAATCCAAATGTAATCATCTTTAACCTGGACTTGAACTAACTTCAGAGGACGGTTAGCAGGCCCACGTTCTACAGAACCTTGGGCGTCATAGCGTGAACCGTGACAAGGACATTGAAACTGTTGATCAACAGGATTCCAAGGGAAGGTACAACCCAAATGAGTACAGTTATTAACAATACCCATCGGATCAAGAGTGCCATCTTCCCTAACAGTTAAATAGGTAGGCTCACCAGCTAGTCCAGCAATTAAAGCCCGTGTTCCTGATGCTTGGGCTAAAATTTGGCTGGCTGGGATGGGATGACCGATTTTGTCTTGAGCGAGGATACCACCTTCTGCGTCCGTACTTTCGGCTGGAGGCATAAAAAACTTAGTCGCTGGATATATGGCCGCACTAGCCGTAGTTGCCACAATAGCTCCAGTGAAGAAATTCAGGAGTTGACGCCTGGACATGGAAGGATTGGCCTGATTCAACGTATCGTCCATAAACTTTCTCACCTTTTCATTAAATTATATTTACACTATACTACTATATAGTTATATGATGGGAAAATCCGAAAGAATTTTATTTTCCTTACTTCGTTTTTTACAGTCTGTAGCTTCATTAACAGCTATACAAGAGTTCTGATAGCGGACAAATAATAATGAGCAGAATCAATCTATGCTAGGGAATTTGAAAATCGAGTATAAAAAACACACACGACATCACAAACCCCAGTCTCTCAACCTTCATTTTTGCTAATCAACAATCAAATATTCGGAGATTTCCTGCAATGGCTCACATTGTTATCGTCGGTGCAGGGTTGGGTGGTTTACCCACCGCTTATGAATTACGGCATATCCTCCCCAAACAGCATCAAGTTACCGTCATTTCAGAAACCCCTTACTTTACATTTATTCCTTCATTGCCTTGGGTAGCAATGGGTTTAACTTCCCTAGAGTCAATTCAGGTTAGTCTGCAACAACGGCTAAAGCAAAAGGGCATTAATTGGATACTAGGGCGAGTAGATTACTTGAATCCTCAAAACCAAAAGATATCGCTTGGAGAGCAAAGTATTAGTTACGATTACTTAATTATTGCCACAGGTGCGGAACTGGCATTAGATGCAGTAGCTGGTTTAGGCCCCGATGGATATACTCAATCAGTATGCAATCCGCATCATGCAATCAAGGCGTTTCAGGCTTGGCAAAACTTTCTCTTAGCACCAGGGCCATTAGTAGTAGGGGCATTACCAAAAACGAGTTGTTTAGGCCCTGCCTACGAGTTTACGCTATTAGCTGACTACGTACTCAGGAAACAGGGATTAAGAGAGCAAGTATCAATTACTTTTGTGACTCCAGAACCTTACGCAGGACACTTGGGTATAGGTGGGATGGCTAATTCTGCCGAGTTAGTGACAAAATTCATGGCAGAACGAGGGGTAGAGGTTATTGAAAACGTAGCAGTTACAGCAATTGAGGCAAATCAGATTCATCTGGGAAATGGCAGAGTATTACCATTTGCTTACTCAATGCTACTCCCACCCTTCCGGGGGCCGCGCTTTGTCCGGCAAGTACCAGGATTAAGTAATCAGGATGGTTTTATTCCAGTATTGCCTACATACAGACATCCTGAATATGCCTCAATTTATGCGGTGGGAGTTGTAGTAGAAATTAAACCATCAGAGGTAACACCTCTCCCCTTGGGAGTACCCAAAACTGGACAAATGACAGAAGCAATGGGCATGGCAGTAGCCCATAATATTGCCATTGAATTGGGAGTATTTTCTGCTCCGCCTGTGACTCCAACACTTGATGCCATTTGCTTTGCTGACTTTGGTAATTCAGGAATTTTATTTCTCGCTAACCCCGTGTTACCAGATTTAGCCACAGGAAAACGTCGGCGAGCTGTAGCGTTGAGTGGTGCTTGGGTAACTTGGGCTAAAGCCGCATTTGAAAGGTATTTTCTAGCTAAAATGCGCTTCGGGACTGCTGTACCTTGGTTTGAAAAACTAGCTTTGAAATTATTGGGACTGTCTTTAGTTGCGCCTCTGGCAGTAAAGAGTAGTAGAAATATCAGCCAAGAGAATTATTAAAGAATATAGAGATGAAGAATGAGGAATCAATTATGAATTGTCAAGGAAACCGCCGCCGACATCATCAAATATTTAGATTAAATCATAAAGGTAAAAGTGGTATGTGTGGTGTAGCGATCGCCAATACTACCACTAGACCAACTTCTGCTTTTAATCCTCATACCGAGTTAAATGCCAAAACCGAACAGGCAATGATTGATGCCATCAACGATGAATATTATGCTCGTGCTTTTTACACAGCAGTAATCAACAAATTTGGCGAAGTGCGTCCTTTTAGTAATATTGTTCACGCCGAGGATAGACACGTTTCTTTGTGGAGTCATCTATTTACCAGATACGGATTGCCGATTCCTCCTGATAATTTTATGGGAAACGTCCAAGCCCCTGACACTCTCCAAGCTGCCTGTCAAGCAGGAGTGGAATCAGAAATAGCCAATGTCCAGATGTATGACTGCTTTTTAGAATTTGTGCAAGAACCTGATTTACGAGATGCTTTCACTCAACTTCGCTATGTTTCTCAAAATCACCATCTTCCTGCTTTCCAACGTTGTGTAGGTTGTTATTAGAGCGTGTCCCCCGCACTATGCTGATGGCCGGTCTCCATATGTAAAAAAAATGGAGATTTTGTCAATCAAAAATAGTGAGTAAGTTATATCGTATGTGGATCAATATTGAACTTAACTCTCGCAGTTTGGTAGCCAAACATTCTGCCCTCTCCTCAGCTTGTTCCACTATTTTCTGGGTTTATTTTATCATTTTGGAAAAAACAGGCGATCGCCTACAATAGGCTACGCGATTCTCTTAATTAGGTTGGCCACAAAAAAGAGATAAAAATTTCAGCTTTTTTAATATTTAATACAATATCTATCATTGGCTGATTATATATCTATACAGTTACAATTGCTAGATGGCAAAACGGTAAACTAAATAAACCTAACAGCACGCTGTCAGAAGGAAGCCGCAAAGCATACGGGCAAGTTATAATTCTCTTGCGGATGAGCGTAACAAAAATTTATGAGTAACCCCCTTGTACAGGCTTTTTTTGTCGGTAGAGCTGTAGCCGAAGTCATTAACGAACGTCTAGAAGTCGCTTTTACCGATGCTTTGAGCGAAATCGGTAAATTTGATGCGGAAGCTAGAGAACAGCTACGCCAATTCACCGACGAAGTGATAGAACGAGCAAACCGAGCCTCAGCGACGGCTGAAGCAGGTCAAACAACTACAGGTAGTGGACGACAAACTGGGGCTGCTGACTCAGTTGACTTACAAGCCACCATCGACGAGTTACGGGCAGAAATTGCCCTCTTGCGTAACGAATTACAACGTTATCGCAGTAGTTCTGTATAGATTTAGTTAGTGGTCAGTTGTCAGTCGTTAATTGGCGAATGGCAATTTATGCAAACAATTTAGGGATCAGAGTGTCTTTTCTTCCAGGTGATTCAGTAATAACCCAACGGTACGCGCAGGATATGGAAACCAATTATTCGGATAAGGCTTACCGTTGGAATCGGGAAAACTACTCTAGCAAGCGGCGCTTTGTGGACATTTGGTCTTTTGTGTTGACCTTAATGTTTAAGCTTTGGCGATACAACAAATCTTGGAGTTATCCTGGTGGTGTCACGGAAGCAAAACAGGCTGCAAGACGTAAAGCTCAAGCAGTCTGGATTCGTAATACTCTGCTGGATTTGGGCCCAACCTTCATTAAAGTCGGGCAACTATTTTCTACTCGTGCAGATATATTCCCTGGCGAATACGTAGAAGAGTTAGCAAAGCTACAAGACAAAGTGCCAGCATTTGGCTATGAGCAAGTCGAAAAAATAGTTGAGCAAGAATTGGGTAAAAAAATTCCTGAACTCTTTCACAGTTTTGAGCCAATCCCTTTAGCAGCTGCTAGCTTGGGACAAGTACACAAGGCTGTCTTGCATAGCGGGGAATCTGTTGTTGTTAAGGTGCAGCGACCAGGATTAAAAAAGTTATTTGAGATAGATTTACAAATTCTTAAAGGCATTGCCCGTTACTTTCAAAGCCATCCCAAATGGGGACGAGGAAGGGATTGGATGGGGATTTACGAAGAATGTTGCCGCATTCTTTGGGAAGAAATTGACTATCTCAACGAAGGTCGCAACGCCGACACTTTTCGCCGAAACTTTCGCGGCTACGACTGGGTAAAAGTCCCCAAAGTTTATTGGCGTTATGCTTCGCCACGAGTCCTAACTTTGGAGTATCTACCAGGAATTAAAATTAGCCAATACGAAGCCATAGAAGCCGCAGGCTTAGACAGGAAGGTATTGGCACGTCAAGGCGCTCAAGCCTACCTATTGCAACTGCTCAATAACGGATTTTTCCATGCCGATCCCCATCCAGGTAATATTGCGGTTAGTGCCGATGGAGCCTTAATTTTCTACGACTTCGGCATGATGGGGCAGATTAAATCAAATATCCGCGAAGGGCTAATGCAAACGTTGTTTGGTATCGCTCAAAAAGATGGCGATCGCGTAGTCCAGTCTCTCATAGATTTGGGAGCGATCGCACCCGTAGATGATATGGGGCCAGTGCGACGTTCGGTGCAGTATATGCTCGACAATTTCATGGATAAACCCTTTGAAAATCAATCTGTTGCCGCGATTAGTGATGATTTATACGAAATAGCTTATAATCAACCATTTAGATTTCCTGCAACTTTCACTTTTGTGATGCGCGCTTTTTCTACCCTAGAAGGGGTAGGCAAAGGTTTAGATCCAGAGTTTAACTTTATGGAAGTTGCCCAACCATACGCAATGCAGCTTATGACCGATATGAATGGTTCAGATAGCAATAGCTTCCTCAACGAATTGAGCCGACAAGCAGTCCAAGTCAGTACCACTGCCTTTGGATTACCACGGAGATTGGAAGATACACTAGAAAAATTAGAGCGGGGAGATATGCGCTTGCGGGTACGTTCTATAGAATCAGAACGACTCCTACGGCGACAAGGTAATATTCAGATAGGCATAGGTTACGCACTGATAATCAGTGGATTTACCCTTTCAGCAACTATTTTGTTAGTTAATCATTATGTATGGTTAGCACTGCTGGCTGGTTTAATTGCCGCAGCAGTTTCAGTGATACTGATTCGACTGCTTCTCCGCCTAGATCGTTATGACCGTATGTATTAATTGTTGTGATAAAAAGTTATGAAACTCAACTTCACGGGTCATACTGATCCGGGGCTTATTCGTTCTAACAATCAGGATGATTACTATATCGACCCTGAGGGGCGATTTTTTATCGTCGCTGATGGTATGGGTGGTCATGCAGGAGGTGAAGAAGCAAGTCGCATCGCCACAAGGGAAATTAAGGCGTATTTGACCGCTAATTGGGATGTTTCTAAACCCTCGTCCGAATTATTAGAACAAGCTCTATGGCAGGCAAATGAAGCCATTCTACAAGACCAGCAGAATCACCCTGAACGGGCTGATATGGGTACAACAGCCGTAGTCGTTATTTTCCGTAATGACGAACAATGGTGCGCTCATGTTGGTGACTCCCGTCTGTACCGTTTGCGAGAAACACAACTAGAACAGGTTACGGAAGATCATACCTGGGTGGCCAGAGCAATTAAAATTGGCGACATTACCGCCGAAGAAGCGCGAGTTCATCCATTTCGCCACGTTTTATCCAGGTGTTTAGGTAGAGAAGACTTACATCAAGTAGATGTGCAACCACTGGATACGAAGATAGGCGATCGCCTATTGTTATGTAGTGATGGTCTAACAGAAGAACTTCCCGATCAAAAAATCGCTCATAACTTACAAATTAATTCCTTGTTGGATCAATCTGCTCTTTCCTTAGTGGAAGACGCTAAAGAGCAAGGCGGACACGATAACATCACCGTCGTTATCGTCGCTTTAGAATAACGTTCCCAAAATAGCTCATTTCCAACTGGCAACTCACAACCAAAAACCGCATTTTTAGTAAATATACTCAGCAATTTGTTCAACCTGAGCATTTTTCCCATTTGCAACTTGATACAAATATTTTTAGCAGCAAATTTTCCTACTGCCAGCTTAGTTTACATAAATTTTGTCTGTTGACATCTTGCACACAATAAGGTATGGCGCATATAATGCGATATTACTACCATTAATTTACTACCTAGTCATTAACGTCTCCCGCCAGAGAACAGTTTTGAATAGGTAGTCAATTTTAGGTATTGAACCTGCTGTAAATTTATTAAATCGATGAATTTCCCCGAAATCTGCTCTAGCAGACTTGGGTTATATACCAGTAGGCTCAGGTGCAAAACAACAAAGCACAAATTTTACCCATTAAGGATATAGGCAATCTGTCAAATAGTTGTTATCTTTCTTAATACAGAGGAATAATCAACAATATGGGGCAGGTACTAACTAAAGTCCTATGCCTGTGGGGCTTCTGTAACCGACATAACCTTTACGCGTTGTCTTTTAGGAGTCTGTTATGAACCAACCAATCGAATTGTCATTAGAACAACAATTCAGCATTCGCTCATTTGCCACCCAAGTGCAGAATATGAGCCATGATCAAGCCAAAGATTTTTTGGTCAAACTTTACGAACAAATGGTTGTCCGTGAAGCCACATATCAAGAGCTACTCAAGCATCAGTGGGGCTTAGATTCTGGTTCCACTCCGGCATAGAGTTGCTATGTGTCGCAGTGGGCGACCTCCTTCTCTTGCTCAGTTCCAGGGAGGAAAAGAGCTGGGGATGCTGGGGCGTCAACTTCCGACCGGAACAAGTTCACATTGACTAAAAAGAAATCACTCAAAACTAAACATGGCATCTACTTTCAGATGTTAAGTACTGTCGTCTTTTAACTTGTTTAGCTTTTTGTTTACCAAGCTGATAGTATTAGCAAACTTCAACCTTTAAGTGACTACTGGTTAAATCAATGCGTACCTTTGGCTTTTAAATACCGTAAGTACTCTTAGACACCCTATTTTTATGCTTAACCAGGAGCGTATTTTTCACTAACACTGATGATCATTATATTTATTGCCAATAATAGTTACAACTACGTTATATATTTTATTTATAAAAATTTACATATTTAGACAAGGTGTTTCACTAATACAGATGTTACAGATAATCCAGACAGTCCTAGCCAGATAGATCAATGGGCGAATCCGTATCAATAGCTGCCAATTTGGCTAGAATTTGGGGCTTGATTTTTTCATATTCTCCTTTGAGAAGGTTTTTACTCATTTGGGGATCAACACAGGAGACAAAGGTTTTCGCGGTCATAATCCACTGTTGTAGGCGTTGACGTTGAACAGAGGCAACACTAGCACTTAAGACATGAGAACAGCGATTTGGTGATTCTCGTGCGAAAAATAGTAAACGATAGCTACCTGTTTTTACTAACAAGCTGGCTATCTCTTGACCGATACCCGTTTTAAGATCGAGATAGTAAGGTAACCATTTAGCTCCATATTTACGGTTATGGATAACCGTGATCCATAGCAGCATTGGATGAGGCGCTGTGATGAACAGAAATTGATTGTAACGACTGCAAATGATGCGTTTGAAAATTTCTTTTTCCGGCAGCATTACCCATAGTGCAGGTAAGACTTCTCCACTGACATTGACAGACTGAGGAAAAACAATATCAGCAATAGGTTTATTTTGTGGCCAGGAAGTATTGTAAATAGTGTTATCCTTAGGTACAGATAACAGCACATCGGGTTTTATCTTTTGTTCAGGGACAGTATTAACTGTTAAGGTAGCAGTAGATTGACGATTATCATAGTTTTCCTGCTTCAATAAACGTTTACTACGTTGTTGTTCCACAGACTCTAAAACTTGCAGTATTTCACTGATACTTGATGGGCGGTCTTTTGCTGACTTAGCTAGACAGTTCATTACTAAATTTTCTATTTCCTTCGGAATTGCTAAATCAGGCGCAACCTCAGAAAAAGTTCTTGGCGGTTGGTGGTGATGAGTTTTGTACCATGAGCCAAAAGAATGGGTAGGTGCAACTAATGGCATCTTACCTGTGAGCATTTCAAACATCATCACACCCAAACTATAAATATCGGAGCGATTATTTAATTCTTTACCCTCCATTTG comes from the Nostoc sp. PCC 7120 = FACHB-418 genome and includes:
- the petC gene encoding cytochrome b6-f complex iron-sulfur subunit — encoded protein: MDDTLNQANPSMSRRQLLNFFTGAIVATTASAAIYPATKFFMPPAESTDAEGGILAQDKIGHPIPASQILAQASGTRALIAGLAGEPTYLTVREDGTLDPMGIVNNCTHLGCTFPWNPVDQQFQCPCHGSRYDAQGSVERGPANRPLKLVQVQVKDDYIWISPWQETDPRTGEKPWWV
- a CDS encoding NAD(P)/FAD-dependent oxidoreductase, coding for MAHIVIVGAGLGGLPTAYELRHILPKQHQVTVISETPYFTFIPSLPWVAMGLTSLESIQVSLQQRLKQKGINWILGRVDYLNPQNQKISLGEQSISYDYLIIATGAELALDAVAGLGPDGYTQSVCNPHHAIKAFQAWQNFLLAPGPLVVGALPKTSCLGPAYEFTLLADYVLRKQGLREQVSITFVTPEPYAGHLGIGGMANSAELVTKFMAERGVEVIENVAVTAIEANQIHLGNGRVLPFAYSMLLPPFRGPRFVRQVPGLSNQDGFIPVLPTYRHPEYASIYAVGVVVEIKPSEVTPLPLGVPKTGQMTEAMGMAVAHNIAIELGVFSAPPVTPTLDAICFADFGNSGILFLANPVLPDLATGKRRRAVALSGAWVTWAKAAFERYFLAKMRFGTAVPWFEKLALKLLGLSLVAPLAVKSSRNISQENY
- a CDS encoding ferritin-like domain-containing protein, translating into MNCQGNRRRHHQIFRLNHKGKSGMCGVAIANTTTRPTSAFNPHTELNAKTEQAMIDAINDEYYARAFYTAVINKFGEVRPFSNIVHAEDRHVSLWSHLFTRYGLPIPPDNFMGNVQAPDTLQAACQAGVESEIANVQMYDCFLEFVQEPDLRDAFTQLRYVSQNHHLPAFQRCVGCY
- a CDS encoding DUF6825 family protein; the protein is MSNPLVQAFFVGRAVAEVINERLEVAFTDALSEIGKFDAEAREQLRQFTDEVIERANRASATAEAGQTTTGSGRQTGAADSVDLQATIDELRAEIALLRNELQRYRSSSV
- a CDS encoding ABC1 kinase family protein — protein: METNYSDKAYRWNRENYSSKRRFVDIWSFVLTLMFKLWRYNKSWSYPGGVTEAKQAARRKAQAVWIRNTLLDLGPTFIKVGQLFSTRADIFPGEYVEELAKLQDKVPAFGYEQVEKIVEQELGKKIPELFHSFEPIPLAAASLGQVHKAVLHSGESVVVKVQRPGLKKLFEIDLQILKGIARYFQSHPKWGRGRDWMGIYEECCRILWEEIDYLNEGRNADTFRRNFRGYDWVKVPKVYWRYASPRVLTLEYLPGIKISQYEAIEAAGLDRKVLARQGAQAYLLQLLNNGFFHADPHPGNIAVSADGALIFYDFGMMGQIKSNIREGLMQTLFGIAQKDGDRVVQSLIDLGAIAPVDDMGPVRRSVQYMLDNFMDKPFENQSVAAISDDLYEIAYNQPFRFPATFTFVMRAFSTLEGVGKGLDPEFNFMEVAQPYAMQLMTDMNGSDSNSFLNELSRQAVQVSTTAFGLPRRLEDTLEKLERGDMRLRVRSIESERLLRRQGNIQIGIGYALIISGFTLSATILLVNHYVWLALLAGLIAAAVSVILIRLLLRLDRYDRMY
- a CDS encoding Stp1/IreP family PP2C-type Ser/Thr phosphatase — translated: MKLNFTGHTDPGLIRSNNQDDYYIDPEGRFFIVADGMGGHAGGEEASRIATREIKAYLTANWDVSKPSSELLEQALWQANEAILQDQQNHPERADMGTTAVVVIFRNDEQWCAHVGDSRLYRLRETQLEQVTEDHTWVARAIKIGDITAEEARVHPFRHVLSRCLGREDLHQVDVQPLDTKIGDRLLLCSDGLTEELPDQKIAHNLQINSLLDQSALSLVEDAKEQGGHDNITVVIVALE
- a CDS encoding NblA/ycf18 family protein, which codes for MNQPIELSLEQQFSIRSFATQVQNMSHDQAKDFLVKLYEQMVVREATYQELLKHQWGLDSGSTPA
- a CDS encoding serine/threonine-protein kinase, with the translated sequence MSDPNIGRLLGKRYQLQELIGTGAMGRVYRAKDVLLGGVPVAVKFLALSMQNEKMRLQERFEREAKTCALLGQKSIHIVRVMDYGVDENKIPFYVMEYLQGQSLNQIIRQQNISLSRFVSMARQICLGLQCAHNGIPFDGTVYPIIHRDIKPSNILVIQDPSFGELVKVLDFGIAKLLQSNSDQTKFYLGTLAYSSPEQMEGKELNNRSDIYSLGVMMFEMLTGKMPLVAPTHSFGSWYKTHHHQPPRTFSEVAPDLAIPKEIENLVMNCLAKSAKDRPSSISEILQVLESVEQQRSKRLLKQENYDNRQSTATLTVNTVPEQKIKPDVLLSVPKDNTIYNTSWPQNKPIADIVFPQSVNVSGEVLPALWVMLPEKEIFKRIICSRYNQFLFITAPHPMLLWITVIHNRKYGAKWLPYYLDLKTGIGQEIASLLVKTGSYRLLFFARESPNRCSHVLSASVASVQRQRLQQWIMTAKTFVSCVDPQMSKNLLKGEYEKIKPQILAKLAAIDTDSPIDLSG